The Akkermansia sp. N21116 genome includes a region encoding these proteins:
- the cysS gene encoding cysteine--tRNA ligase, with protein MLHLYDTQSRTIRELSPIDGKRFRFYCCGPTVYGPAHIGNFRTFVLQDVFRRVLELGGVTTMHVRNLTDVDDKTIRDSQKAGMSLADFTQGWTDKFHADCAALNCLPPHIEPSAVSHIPEQIRMVEDLMTKGHAYASEDGSVYFKISSFGEYGQLSHLDKRELDLGKTANERSNADEYEKDSVADFVLWKARRPEDGPNYWQSPWGEGRPGWHLECSAMINKYFGPDFDLHSGGVDLVFPHHENEVAQSRCACGGHFARNWFHITHLLVDGGKMSKSLGNMYTLEDLSRLGHIPEAVRYVLAGGYYRRPLNFTLDSLNDARASLVRLSKFDMQLAERSGNAAIPPYKQLCRKTPDLGEFQAAWDSLNDDLNTPEALGHVYSAIKRINVQELSQEQAHAVRIAFHFILSAFGITPVAKEQSQEEAPEDVKALAEQRWIAKQNKDWTAADTLRGQVADLGWTIKDRKDGFDLIRS; from the coding sequence ATGTTGCATCTTTACGACACGCAAAGCAGAACCATCAGGGAATTGTCACCAATCGACGGCAAACGGTTCCGGTTTTACTGTTGCGGTCCGACGGTGTACGGCCCGGCCCATATTGGCAACTTCAGGACCTTTGTTCTTCAAGACGTCTTCCGCCGTGTCTTGGAGCTCGGCGGAGTCACGACCATGCATGTCCGCAATCTCACCGACGTAGACGACAAAACGATCCGGGACTCTCAAAAAGCCGGTATGAGCCTGGCGGATTTCACTCAGGGATGGACGGACAAATTCCATGCCGATTGCGCAGCTCTGAACTGCCTTCCTCCCCATATCGAACCTTCCGCTGTCAGCCATATTCCGGAACAAATCCGCATGGTGGAAGACCTCATGACCAAGGGTCATGCCTACGCATCGGAAGATGGTTCCGTGTATTTCAAAATTTCCTCTTTCGGAGAATACGGCCAGCTTTCCCATCTCGACAAAAGGGAACTCGACTTGGGAAAAACCGCCAATGAACGTTCCAATGCCGACGAATACGAAAAGGATTCCGTTGCGGACTTCGTCCTCTGGAAGGCCCGCCGCCCCGAAGACGGGCCGAACTACTGGCAATCGCCATGGGGAGAAGGTCGTCCGGGCTGGCATCTTGAATGCTCGGCGATGATCAACAAATACTTCGGTCCGGATTTCGACCTCCACTCCGGAGGAGTCGACCTCGTCTTCCCGCACCATGAAAACGAAGTAGCGCAATCACGCTGTGCCTGCGGAGGCCATTTTGCCCGCAATTGGTTTCATATCACCCACTTGTTGGTTGACGGAGGCAAAATGTCCAAATCCCTGGGCAACATGTACACGCTGGAAGATCTCTCCCGTCTCGGACACATCCCGGAAGCCGTCCGCTATGTTCTGGCCGGAGGCTACTACCGCCGCCCTCTCAACTTTACGCTGGACTCCCTCAACGATGCTCGAGCCTCACTCGTCCGCCTCTCTAAATTCGACATGCAACTGGCCGAACGCTCCGGCAATGCAGCTATCCCGCCCTACAAGCAACTCTGCCGGAAAACGCCGGATCTCGGAGAATTCCAGGCAGCCTGGGACAGTCTCAATGACGATCTCAACACGCCCGAAGCACTCGGCCACGTGTACAGCGCCATCAAGCGCATCAATGTCCAGGAACTTTCACAGGAACAAGCCCATGCCGTCCGGATCGCCTTCCACTTCATCCTGTCCGCATTCGGCATCACGCCAGTAGCCAAGGAACAGTCACAGGAAGAAGCACCGGAAGATGTCAAAGCCCTGGCAGAACAACGCTGGATCGCCAAGCAGAACAAAGACTGGACTGCAGCCGATACCCTACGAGGCCAGGTCGCCGACCTGGGATGGACAATCAAAGACCGTAAAGACGGCTTCGACCTGATCCGCTCATAA
- a CDS encoding LptF/LptG family permease, translating into MKILDRYIARQILGVTLIGVMALSALLLLGNLFKELRPLLLDSGAPTSIVVEFIFQVIPFSLMFSIPWGFLTAVLLVYGRLAADNELTSMRMAGQSLLRLSAPAIVIACILSAFCYWVNIDISPKAKQAITEIIVKAAAIDPKGLLNEGQAITKFDDQEIYIDKRQGDTIYGMHVYQHDDATGKSKAMHAKKVDVDFDDQEKILHFILHNTFVEMSQPNGKSQVMLVERMPWMIRVNQIKSRKIRANRFTNDEIHEALETPGYLNERQKLEFETELPRRASFSMACIVFALIGVPLAISARRRDTSTGFVLGIIIAALYFVALVFADLSRKTPGPLPYILLWTPNIIGFAVAWYLHRKALNRG; encoded by the coding sequence ATGAAAATTCTGGATCGTTATATCGCCAGGCAAATTCTGGGAGTCACCCTCATCGGGGTTATGGCCCTCAGTGCCCTGCTTTTGCTTGGCAACCTGTTCAAGGAATTACGGCCGCTCCTGCTGGACAGCGGGGCTCCGACCAGCATCGTCGTGGAATTCATCTTCCAGGTCATCCCCTTCTCCCTGATGTTTTCCATCCCGTGGGGATTCCTCACGGCTGTCCTGCTCGTATACGGCAGGCTGGCTGCCGACAACGAACTGACTTCCATGCGCATGGCGGGACAAAGTCTCCTCCGTCTCAGCGCTCCGGCCATCGTCATCGCTTGCATTCTCTCCGCCTTTTGTTACTGGGTCAACATCGACATCTCCCCCAAAGCCAAACAGGCTATCACTGAAATCATCGTCAAAGCTGCTGCCATCGATCCCAAGGGACTTCTGAACGAAGGCCAGGCCATTACTAAATTCGACGATCAGGAAATCTACATCGACAAACGCCAAGGAGACACCATCTACGGCATGCACGTTTACCAGCACGATGATGCAACCGGTAAATCCAAAGCCATGCATGCAAAAAAAGTCGATGTCGACTTCGATGATCAAGAGAAGATTCTCCACTTCATCTTGCACAATACCTTTGTGGAAATGTCCCAACCGAACGGCAAAAGCCAAGTCATGCTCGTCGAACGCATGCCGTGGATGATTCGCGTCAACCAGATCAAGTCCCGTAAAATACGAGCCAACAGATTCACCAATGATGAAATCCATGAGGCGCTAGAGACGCCCGGCTACCTGAATGAACGCCAGAAGCTGGAGTTTGAAACGGAACTCCCGCGGAGGGCATCGTTCTCCATGGCCTGTATCGTCTTCGCTTTGATCGGCGTCCCGCTGGCCATCAGCGCCCGCCGCAGAGATACCTCGACGGGATTCGTCCTGGGCATTATCATTGCCGCCTTGTACTTTGTTGCACTCGTTTTCGCCGACCTTTCAAGAAAAACGCCCGGTCCCCTGCCCTACATCCTGCTGTGGACACCCAACATCATCGGTTTTGCCGTCGCTTGGTACCTTCACAGGAAAGCACTCAACAGGGGCTGA
- the der gene encoding ribosome biogenesis GTPase Der, which translates to MRDIPTIAIVGRPNVGKSALFNRMVGRRIAIVHDEPGVTRDRLSAPCTITDYACEVVDTGGIGATLNDTFADAVAAEADIAMQTANLILFVLDSRDHVTPIDLSIAAQLHKSQVPVIMILNKADHETQELNIGEFAGLGIEEHVFVSSAHGRGFQKLAELLDTRLKAIGAPTREEIEAAVPQEDEEEQNGERPVKVAVVGRPNAGKSSLINAILNDKRTIVSDIAGTTRDAIDIPYTHGDKPYMLIDTAGMRPRSKRDTSVEVFSAMRSEKAIRRSDICLLVIDIALGITQQDRRIAGIIAEEGKPCIIVVNKFDLYHPTAPFKARREEAKEHIRTELFFLDYAPFVTVSALKGNGIDDIFRQIDTIREIAQNYPSTGKLNRILQKAMESNPPKVAKSGHKRLRLYYATAAVDPKYDIIPVPKYVLFVNDKNLLTDSYSQYLRNALRQSTPGLGIPILFSPRSRIRTSD; encoded by the coding sequence ATGCGCGACATCCCCACCATTGCTATCGTCGGAAGACCCAATGTAGGCAAATCCGCCCTCTTCAACAGGATGGTCGGACGACGCATCGCCATCGTCCATGACGAACCAGGCGTTACGCGAGACCGTCTCAGCGCCCCCTGCACCATCACCGACTATGCCTGCGAAGTCGTAGATACCGGAGGGATTGGTGCCACGCTCAACGATACCTTTGCCGATGCCGTCGCCGCGGAAGCGGACATTGCCATGCAGACAGCCAATCTGATCCTCTTTGTCCTCGACAGCCGTGATCACGTCACTCCCATCGATCTTTCTATCGCCGCCCAGCTGCACAAGTCGCAAGTTCCCGTCATCATGATCCTCAACAAAGCGGATCATGAAACCCAGGAACTCAATATCGGCGAATTCGCCGGCCTCGGCATCGAAGAGCACGTTTTCGTCTCCTCCGCCCATGGAAGGGGCTTCCAAAAACTGGCGGAACTTCTCGACACCAGACTAAAAGCCATAGGCGCCCCCACCCGCGAAGAAATCGAAGCTGCCGTCCCTCAGGAGGATGAAGAAGAGCAAAACGGCGAACGCCCCGTCAAAGTAGCCGTCGTAGGACGCCCCAATGCCGGTAAATCCTCCCTCATCAATGCCATCCTCAACGACAAGCGAACGATCGTCTCGGACATAGCCGGTACCACGCGCGATGCCATCGATATCCCCTACACCCACGGGGACAAACCCTACATGCTCATCGACACGGCAGGCATGCGTCCTCGCTCCAAAAGAGATACCTCCGTCGAGGTCTTTTCCGCCATGCGCAGCGAAAAAGCCATCCGTCGTTCGGATATCTGCCTTCTGGTCATCGACATCGCTCTGGGAATCACCCAGCAGGATCGCCGCATCGCCGGAATCATCGCCGAAGAAGGCAAGCCCTGTATCATCGTCGTCAATAAATTCGACCTCTACCATCCCACCGCTCCTTTCAAAGCCAGACGAGAAGAAGCCAAGGAACATATCCGGACCGAGCTTTTCTTCCTGGACTACGCGCCCTTCGTTACAGTCTCCGCCCTGAAAGGCAATGGCATCGACGACATTTTCCGCCAGATCGACACCATTCGAGAAATCGCCCAGAACTACCCCTCCACCGGCAAGCTCAACCGCATCCTGCAAAAAGCCATGGAGAGCAATCCTCCCAAAGTTGCCAAATCCGGACACAAGCGCCTGCGTCTCTACTATGCTACAGCAGCAGTCGATCCCAAATACGACATCATTCCCGTCCCGAAGTACGTCCTGTTCGTCAACGACAAGAACCTCCTCACGGACAGCTACTCTCAATATCTGCGCAACGCTCTCCGCCAGAGCACACCCGGTTTAGGCATCCCAATCCTCTTCTCTCCGCGTTCACGCATCAGAACCTCCGATTGA
- a CDS encoding ABC transporter ATP-binding protein gives MLLDVRHLTTHFRTRAGIVRAVEDVSFTLNPGETLGIVGESGSGKSVTCYSLMRLIPMPPGKIESGQALFNGTDLLHCTEAVMRRIRGKRISMIFQDPMTSLNPYLRIGEQVAEPLVIHEKMSRKQALSRAIEELALVGIPDPEQRAMAYPHEFSGGMRQRVMIAMALITRPEILIADEPTTALDVTVQKQVLDLIKQRQQELGTAVILITHDLGVVRQYADRINVMYAGGLVESAPAGDLLLHPRHAYTRALLRSIPGMQSKGTPLYTIPGLPPNLISPPSGCTFRPRNTLGTPELCLRDRIPELIEIQPGHWVRNCPGCLADAP, from the coding sequence ATGCTTCTGGATGTCCGCCATCTCACAACACATTTCCGCACGAGAGCCGGTATCGTCCGCGCCGTCGAAGATGTGTCGTTTACCCTTAATCCCGGAGAAACACTGGGGATCGTCGGGGAATCCGGATCCGGCAAATCCGTTACCTGCTACTCGCTAATGAGGCTCATCCCCATGCCTCCCGGAAAAATAGAATCCGGTCAGGCCCTCTTTAACGGAACTGATCTGCTTCATTGTACAGAAGCAGTGATGCGCCGCATCCGGGGCAAACGCATTTCCATGATCTTCCAGGATCCGATGACATCGCTCAATCCTTATCTGCGCATTGGAGAACAGGTTGCGGAACCCCTTGTCATTCACGAAAAGATGTCTCGGAAACAAGCTCTGAGCCGAGCCATTGAAGAATTGGCTCTCGTCGGCATCCCTGATCCGGAACAGAGGGCAATGGCCTATCCGCACGAATTTTCCGGAGGCATGCGCCAGCGCGTGATGATTGCCATGGCCTTAATCACCCGACCGGAAATCCTCATCGCCGACGAACCTACGACCGCCCTTGATGTCACCGTCCAAAAACAGGTGCTGGACCTCATCAAACAGCGCCAGCAGGAACTCGGCACAGCCGTCATTCTCATCACGCACGACCTCGGCGTTGTTCGCCAGTATGCGGATCGTATCAACGTCATGTATGCCGGAGGCCTCGTTGAGAGCGCCCCAGCAGGCGATCTCCTCCTCCATCCAAGGCACGCGTACACCCGTGCCCTCCTCCGTTCCATCCCCGGCATGCAGTCCAAGGGCACTCCTTTGTACACGATTCCCGGCCTCCCTCCTAACTTGATATCCCCTCCGTCCGGCTGTACTTTCCGCCCCAGAAACACGCTGGGCACTCCGGAGCTCTGCCTCAGAGACCGCATCCCGGAACTCATCGAAATCCAACCCGGCCACTGGGTGCGCAATTGTCCCGGCTGCCTGGCTGATGCTCCCTGA
- a CDS encoding arylsulfatase, whose amino-acid sequence MKIPIFFVAAAYALCCFASQGAKPNIVLINADDLGWAEVGCYGQKKIKTPHIDKLAAQGQKWTYFYSGAPVCSPSRNVLMTGRHTGVNDVQDLKRVDPGESWDDLRAGDWPIAKDAYTLPEALKKAGYATAIFGKWGIGEFGTTGAPDKHGVDRFYGYTDQKACHSYYPPFIWDDGEKVALNKKNPPATIGHIFGPLPKGEINADDYRGEIHSSDLIADKMLEFVKARSDHKQPFFLYYAPLEPHVPLQPTQKWIDEYPTKWDPTPFRGGTGYLPHPRPKAAYAAMISQMDHNVGRLLDTLKACGLENNTIVIFTSDNGTTHDVGGVDHKFFNSVAGLRGLKGQLYEGGIRVPGIIKWPGKVTPGTIIDQPAYHADIMPTLCAIVGAKPGKPLGTDLTPVILGKKKSLPNRNPMVWAGGGYGGQVAVRLGDMKIVRRNLFPKKKPNNWEVYDISKDPFEKNNLAAQHRDLIDKAIAILDREYRPSPGFPSLQYKAKES is encoded by the coding sequence ATGAAAATTCCAATTTTTTTCGTTGCGGCGGCGTACGCCTTATGCTGCTTTGCCAGTCAGGGGGCCAAACCCAATATCGTGCTCATCAATGCCGATGACCTGGGATGGGCGGAAGTCGGTTGCTACGGGCAGAAAAAGATCAAAACGCCCCATATTGACAAGCTTGCCGCCCAAGGGCAGAAATGGACTTATTTCTACTCCGGAGCTCCCGTATGCTCTCCATCCCGCAACGTTCTGATGACCGGACGCCACACCGGAGTCAATGACGTTCAGGACTTGAAACGCGTCGATCCGGGAGAAAGCTGGGACGATCTGCGTGCCGGAGACTGGCCTATAGCCAAAGACGCCTACACCCTTCCCGAAGCCTTGAAAAAGGCCGGATATGCTACGGCCATTTTTGGAAAATGGGGCATTGGAGAATTCGGGACAACAGGTGCTCCGGACAAGCACGGAGTCGACCGCTTCTACGGCTACACCGACCAGAAAGCCTGCCACTCCTACTACCCTCCCTTCATCTGGGACGACGGGGAAAAAGTCGCTCTGAACAAAAAAAATCCTCCCGCCACAATTGGTCATATTTTCGGTCCCCTCCCCAAGGGAGAAATCAACGCGGACGACTACCGGGGCGAGATTCATTCCTCTGATTTGATCGCAGATAAGATGCTCGAATTCGTCAAGGCCCGCTCCGATCACAAGCAACCCTTTTTCCTCTACTACGCCCCACTGGAACCGCATGTTCCGTTGCAGCCCACGCAAAAATGGATCGACGAATACCCGACGAAATGGGATCCCACTCCTTTCCGTGGAGGTACGGGTTACCTGCCTCATCCCCGCCCCAAGGCGGCCTATGCCGCCATGATCTCCCAGATGGACCACAATGTCGGGCGTCTGCTGGATACCTTGAAGGCTTGCGGACTGGAAAACAACACCATCGTCATCTTCACCAGCGATAACGGCACTACGCACGATGTCGGAGGCGTCGACCACAAATTCTTTAATTCGGTGGCCGGATTGCGTGGTTTGAAAGGCCAACTCTATGAAGGCGGCATCCGCGTACCCGGAATCATCAAATGGCCGGGAAAGGTGACACCCGGTACAATCATCGACCAGCCGGCCTACCACGCCGACATCATGCCGACACTCTGCGCCATCGTCGGAGCAAAACCCGGTAAACCGTTGGGGACCGATCTCACCCCCGTCATTCTCGGCAAGAAAAAATCCCTCCCCAACCGTAACCCCATGGTCTGGGCCGGAGGCGGATATGGCGGACAGGTTGCCGTACGCCTCGGAGACATGAAAATCGTCCGGCGCAACCTTTTCCCCAAGAAAAAACCGAATAATTGGGAAGTCTATGACATCTCCAAGGATCCTTTCGAAAAAAATAATCTTGCAGCCCAGCACCGCGACTTGATCGACAAGGCCATTGCCATTCTGGACCGGGAATACCGCCCCTCACCCGGTTTCCCCTCCCTCCAATACAAGGCAAAAGAATCCTGA
- a CDS encoding family 20 glycosylhydrolase: MLSLSGVMCPAALSLSAGAETLPAWRSPHPLDLERKAPVALLPFPCELAWGKQTDCVASSPGIAACAFSGGSTLWALKEIFPGIRVVKGEPGKGISSVRLNGKLATGSEGYVLRTWPDRFELEAATEAGLFYGLQTLCQLVLGKNDQGQEVLASAEIRDMPAFPHRGFLLDVGRNFMPIDTLKKHIDLMSRFKINLFHWHLTDSPSWRVECKSFPRLNDPQFQVKGRDPGAFYTYDEIRDLIAYARKRHVMVVPELDMPGHSDYFKKAFGFPMESPQGMDVLEKLLDEFCREIPREMCPWLHIGTDECHVPNPVEFAKRMVGKVVSLGRRPMQWKPGLPVADGAVAQLWNDEGISVTPGREKSAYIDSTAGYINALDPTVMVRKQFFRQMCGQERGDDKALGGIVCLWNDVRADNPEQIERQNPMWPGIMTFAERSWKGSSIDATFYKGVLPPRDSEAFQAFELFEQRLEKLGMRLGRPFPYWPQCGVSWRVTDPVPVKDGSKVEAMRRRIVSGELSPLTKQADGGYLALKTRVDPCGIFAKESPGVTVWCRTELESPADGVQYAVIGFDAPARSNRRCSGIPRNGEWSSFGSRIWVNGQEIKGPNWQMPGSRGYRENTWFRPPNELPFTDEEFWWTREPVAIPVKKGTNTVVIENPFTVPQQNWTVTFIPVRKSGDKWVSALP, encoded by the coding sequence ATGTTGAGTCTGTCCGGGGTGATGTGCCCGGCAGCGCTGTCCCTGTCTGCCGGGGCGGAGACTCTGCCGGCATGGCGTTCTCCCCATCCATTGGATCTTGAGAGAAAGGCTCCGGTGGCGCTGCTTCCATTCCCTTGCGAGCTTGCCTGGGGAAAACAGACGGATTGTGTAGCTTCATCCCCGGGTATTGCTGCCTGTGCCTTTTCCGGTGGTTCTACCCTGTGGGCATTGAAGGAAATTTTCCCCGGTATCCGTGTAGTCAAAGGGGAACCGGGAAAGGGAATCTCCTCCGTGCGTTTGAACGGTAAACTTGCTACGGGTTCTGAGGGTTATGTTCTCCGGACATGGCCGGATCGTTTTGAGCTGGAGGCAGCAACGGAAGCAGGCTTGTTTTATGGACTCCAGACCTTGTGTCAGTTGGTTCTGGGGAAAAACGACCAGGGACAGGAGGTTCTTGCCTCCGCTGAGATTCGGGATATGCCGGCATTTCCTCACCGGGGATTCCTGCTCGACGTCGGACGGAATTTTATGCCGATCGATACGTTGAAGAAGCACATCGATCTCATGTCGCGCTTCAAAATCAATCTCTTTCACTGGCATTTGACGGACAGTCCCTCCTGGCGTGTGGAGTGCAAGTCTTTTCCTCGGCTGAACGATCCTCAATTCCAGGTAAAGGGGCGTGATCCCGGGGCTTTTTATACTTACGACGAGATCCGTGATTTGATTGCTTACGCTCGTAAGAGACATGTGATGGTGGTTCCGGAGTTGGACATGCCAGGACATAGCGATTACTTCAAAAAGGCTTTTGGCTTTCCTATGGAAAGCCCTCAGGGTATGGATGTTTTGGAAAAGCTGCTGGATGAATTCTGCCGAGAAATTCCCCGTGAGATGTGTCCCTGGCTTCATATCGGAACTGACGAGTGCCATGTCCCTAATCCGGTGGAGTTTGCCAAACGCATGGTGGGCAAGGTGGTCTCCCTCGGCAGAAGGCCGATGCAGTGGAAACCGGGGTTGCCCGTAGCGGATGGAGCAGTGGCTCAACTGTGGAATGACGAGGGAATTTCCGTCACTCCCGGCCGGGAGAAGAGTGCATATATAGATTCTACTGCAGGATATATCAATGCTCTGGATCCAACCGTTATGGTCAGGAAGCAGTTTTTCCGGCAAATGTGCGGGCAGGAACGGGGAGATGACAAAGCCTTGGGGGGAATTGTTTGCCTGTGGAATGATGTCCGGGCCGATAACCCCGAGCAGATCGAACGGCAGAATCCCATGTGGCCCGGAATCATGACTTTTGCGGAGAGAAGTTGGAAAGGTTCTTCGATTGACGCAACGTTCTACAAAGGAGTGCTGCCTCCCCGGGACAGCGAGGCTTTTCAGGCTTTCGAATTGTTTGAGCAACGCTTGGAAAAACTGGGGATGAGATTGGGGCGTCCCTTTCCGTATTGGCCCCAGTGCGGTGTTTCCTGGAGGGTGACTGATCCTGTGCCGGTGAAGGATGGAAGCAAGGTGGAAGCGATGAGACGCCGCATTGTTTCCGGAGAACTCTCTCCTTTGACGAAGCAGGCGGATGGAGGGTACCTGGCGTTGAAGACCAGAGTAGATCCCTGCGGAATTTTTGCAAAAGAGTCTCCAGGGGTGACCGTCTGGTGCCGTACCGAACTGGAGTCTCCTGCCGACGGGGTTCAATATGCAGTAATCGGGTTCGATGCCCCGGCTCGTTCCAATCGTCGTTGCTCCGGGATTCCCCGGAATGGAGAGTGGTCGTCCTTCGGATCGCGGATTTGGGTAAACGGGCAAGAGATCAAAGGCCCGAACTGGCAAATGCCCGGTAGCCGCGGATACCGGGAAAACACGTGGTTCCGGCCTCCCAATGAACTCCCTTTTACCGATGAGGAATTCTGGTGGACTCGCGAACCTGTGGCTATCCCCGTTAAAAAGGGCACCAATACGGTCGTGATTGAAAATCCGTTTACCGTGCCTCAGCAGAACTGGACGGTAACATTTATCCCCGTTCGCAAGTCCGGGGATAAATGGGTATCGGCTCTTCCCTGA